ATGGGCAAACTGGGCCGGCGTGACGGTCGCTTGCTGCAGGCGTACCGGCATATGTTCGTAGAAGGCCTGATAGGCGGCGGCGCGCCGTGGCATGAAGTTAGGATCGAGCCGTTCATCGCGGTCATTACCGTAGTCATTACTCACTTCGTGATCATCCCAGGTGACAATCCATGGTGCGCTGTGGTGCGCCGCTTGCAGTTGCAGGTCGCTTTTGTATTGCGCATAGCGGGCGCGGTAGCCGGCCAAGCTGCTGCTTTCGATGTCGCGTCGGCGTGGGCTGTTCGGGTGGCGCAGGTCGTAGGGACCCCACTCGTAGATGTAGTCCCCGAGGAAGGCGACCAAATCGGGTGCGGCAGCGGCGATGTGGCGATGTGCCGCATAGGCGCCGTATTCCCAATGCTGACAAGAGGCCACCGCAACGCGTAACAAAGCCACGGCGGCGTCGGCAGCCGGTGCAGTACGGGTGCGTGCCGGTGGGCTGACGGCGTCGCCGAGCAGAAAGCGATACCAGTACCAGCGATCTGGGCGTAAGCCGGTGACATCGACGTGCACACTGTGCGCCAACTCCGGCAGGGCAAACGCCTCGCCGCGTGCGACGATGCTGGCGAAGGTATGCTCATCCGCGACTTCCCAGCGGACTTTGTAGACGGTATCGCCATAGACTGGTTCGGCCAGCGGCGCGGCGATCAGGCGGGTCCACAGCACCACGCTGTCCGGGCGTGGTGAGCCCGAGGCTACGCCGAGCGCAAACGGATAACCGCCGCTGTAGCGTTCGGCCGCCTGACCGGGAAACGCGCGTGCCAGCGCAGCGAGGGCGGCCAGTTTCAGTGAACGGTGCAGGAACCGCCGACGCGTCGCCATCTCAGCGTACCGTCGCCAGTGCGCTCAGCGGTGGGATCTGGCGCGGTTTGCGCTCTTCATCGGTAGCGACGTAGGTCAGAGTGGCTTCGGTGACTTTGACGGTGCTGGCTTGCAGACGGTTACGTTCGGCATACACTTCGACCGAAATGGTGATCGAGGTATTGCCGACCTTGACGACTTCGGCATAGAACGACAGCAGGTCGCCGACAAACACCGGTTGTTTGAACAGGAAAGAGTTGACCGCGATGGTGGCGACGCGGCCGTTGGCGCGCCGGGCGGCCGGAATCGCTCCGGCGATGTCGACTTGGGACATGATCCAGCCGCCGAACACGTCGCCATGGATATTGGCATCGGCTGGCATAGGCATGACCCGCAGGGTAGGCATGTGGGGCGGCAGAGTAGTTTGCATGAGATCAGACATCGCGAGCTTCCTTAAAACGTTACAATCTGGTTCGGCGTGGCGCATGATGCAGTTTCATTGGCACGCCATTCGGTACCTCATGATAAACCACTTCAAGAAAAGACTCCTACGATGCGTCGCAGAGAAAACACCGGCAACCGCAGCCTGCCCGCTGCCGACCAGCCACGCGGCGACTGGTCAACCATCAAAACCCTGTTGCCTTATCTGTGGGCCTACAAATGGCGGGTGTTATTGGCTTTGTCATTTTTGGTCGCGGCCAAGCTGGCCAATGTCAGCGTGCCTTTATTGCTGAAAAAATTAGTCGACAACATGACGATTTCGCCCAGCCATCCGGCGGCGCAGTTGGTCCTGCCGGTCGGTCTGTTGTTGGCCTATGGTGCGCTGCGCTTGTCGACGACGATGTTTACGGAATTGCGCGAATTTGTCTTCGCCAAGGTGACGCAGCGGGCGGTACGCACGATTGCCTTACAAGTGTTCCGTCATTTGCATGCGCTGTCGCTGCGCTTTCATCTCAATCGTCAAACCGGTGGCGTCACGCGGGACATTGAACGCGGCACGCGCGCGGTGTCGTCGCTGGTGTCGTATGCCTTGTTCAGCATTGTGCCGACTTTGTTGGAAATTACCATGGTGCTGATTTATTTGAGCACGCATTATGATAAATGGTTTGGCATCATTACTTTTTGCGCGCTGTTTTTGTATATCGCTTTCACGATTACGGTTACCGAATGGCGCACGCATTTTCGCCGCACCATGAATGAGCTCGATTCCAAGGCGCATACCAAAGCGATCGATTCCTTACTCAATTATGAAACGGTAAAGTATTTTGGCAATGAGGAATACGAAGCGCAACGCTATGACCAAGGCTTGCAGAATTTTGAGGCGGCTGCCGTTAAATCGCAGACCAGTCTGTCTTTACTCAATACCGGGCAGTCGCTGATCATCGCCACGGCCGTCACGTTGATATTGTGGCGCGCTACCGCCGGTGTGATCGATGGCAGTATGAGTCTGGGTGATCTGGTGTTGGTCAATTCTTTCATGCTGCAATTGTATGTGCCGCTGAATTTTCTCGGTGTGTTGTACCGCGAGATCAAACAGAGCATGGCCGATATGGAGAAACTGTTTTCTCTGTTGGAGCAGAATCAGGATATTGCCGACAGTGAAACAGCGCTGCCGCTGCGTATCAAGCACGATGCTTCGATCAGTTTCGAACACGTCAATTTCAGTTATGAGAGTAATCGTCAGATTTTATTCGATATCAATTTCACGATAGCCGCCGGTACGACGACGGCGGTGGTTGGCCACAGTGGTTCCGGGAAGTCGACGCTGTCGCGTTTGTTGTTCCGTTTTTATGATATCGAGAGTGGCGTGATTGCGATCGCTGGCCAAGATGTGCGCGCGCTGACCCAGGCCTCGGTCCGTGCTGCCATCGGTATCGTGCCGCAAGATACAGTTCTGTTCAACGATACGATTGAATACAACATCGGTTATGGCAAACCGGGTGCAAGCAAGGCAGAAATTATCGCCGTGGCCAAGGCCGCGTATATCCATGATTTCATCGAGTCGCTGCCGGATGGTTACCAGGCTATGGTGGGTGAGCGCGGCTTGAAATTATCGGGCGGTGAAAAACAAAGGGTGGCGATCGCCAGGACGCTGCTGAAAAATCCGCCGATTTTGATTTTTGATGAAGCGACCTCGGCGCTCGATTCGCAATCTGAGCAAATGATACAGGCGCAATTAAAAGAGATTTCACGCAGCCACACCAGTTTGGTGATTGCCCATCGGCTCTCGACCATCGTCGATGCACAGCAGATTTTGGTCATGGATCAAGGCCGTATCATCGAGCGCGGCACCCATGCGCTGTTACTGGCTCAGCAAGGCGCGTATGCACGTATGTGGGAGCGCCAACAAAGTGGTGCGAGCGAAGTCGCTGTCGCCGCATTGGCGGAAATATAAATGGAAACCAAGTGGCTGGAAGATTTTGTCTCGCTGGCTGAAACCAATAGTTTCAGCCGTTCGGCGGAGTTGCGTCATGTGACGCAGCCGGCATTTTCGCGCCGTATTCAATCGCTGGAAGCGTGGTTGGGCAGCGATTTGATCGACAGGACTTCCTACCCGACACGTTTGACACATGCCGGTGAAGTGTTTTACGAGCAGGCGCTGGCGATGTTGGGGCAGATTAATAATGCGCGGGCGCTGTTACGCGGTAAACGCACCAGCCCACAGACTACGGTCGATTTTGCCGTGCCGCATACGCTGTCACTGACCTATGTACCACGCTGGCTGACCGGCCTGGAAAGTGCCTTCGGCGAAATTCATAGCCGCCTGCTGGCGCTGAATGTACATGATGCCGTCATGACGCTGGTTGAAGGCGGCTGTGATTTGTTGCTGTGCTATCACCATCCGCGCCAACCCTTGTTACTCGATGCCAGTCAGTACGACATGATCAGCATGGGCCGCGAAGCGCTGCGCGCCTATACCCGTTGCAATAAGCAAGGACAGCCCGATTTTGTTTTGCCCGGAACGGCCGAGGCACCTTTGCCATTTTTGGCCTATGCGAATAATGCCTACCTCGGGCGCATGGTCGATTTGGTGCTTAATGATGGTCGAATTCCTTTGCATTTGGAAAAATGCTATGAAACCGATATGGCGGAAGGTTTGAAAATGATGGCGCTGGAAGGCCGCGGCGTGGCATTTTTACCGGCCTCGGCGGTCACTCGCGAAGTACGCCAAAAACTGTTGGCGCGTGCCGATGAAGAGAGTGGTGCTTGGGAGTTGGAGATGGAAATTCGTTTGTACCGCGAACGCCCCTCCTTGCAACGTCCGGGCAAGGCGGTGGTATCACGTTTGTGGGAATATCTTGAGCAAGTTCAGTCAAGAGATGATAAAAAAGTACAGAAGAAAAATCGAAAATAGCGATTGATAGCGGTACTTTATTTTGCTTTTTATGGTGTGAAACGGAAACTATGCGTTCATTGCATAGATTCATGCAAACAAAGCATTGGCTGATTTTTGAAGCGGAAGACTACACTGCGTGGGCTTTTCGGTGTGCCGGAACTATCCGGCTAGACCGAAAAAACCATTCTTGAACTTCCCCTATCAGAAGGCCTATTCAACATGAGCACACCGCATCAGATTCCCTCCTACCTCACCCCGAGCGAAACCGGCCCTTGGTCGGTGTATCTTGAGCAAATCGACCGCGTCACGCCGTATCTCGGTTCGCTGTCGCGCTGGGTCGAAACTCTCAAACGTCCGAAACGTATTTTGATCGTCGATGTGCCTATCGAGCGTGATGATGGCAGTATTGCCCACTTCGAAGGCTACCGTGTACAGCACAATACTTCGCGCGGTCCGGGTAAGGGTGGCGTGCGCTTTCATCAAGATGTGACACTCTCAGAAGTGATGGCCTTGTCGGCCTGGATGACGATTAAAAACTCGGCTGTCAATGTGCCATACGGTGGTGCTAAAGGCGGTATCCGCGTGGATCCGAAGACCTTGTCACGCGGCGAATTGATGCGCATGACGCGCCGGTATACTTCCGAAATCGGTATCATTATCGGCCCGGACAAAGATATTCCTGCACCCGACGTCAACACCAATGAGCAAACCATGGCGTGGATGATGGATACGTATTCGATGAATGAGGGGCGCAACGCTACCGGCGTGGTGACCGGCAAGCCGATTTCTTTGGGTGGTAGTTTGGGGCGGCGCGAAGCTACCGGGCGCGGCGTATTTGTGGTTGGTTGTGAAGCGGCGGCTAAGCGTGGTATGGCCATCACCGGTGCGAAAATTGCTGTGCAAGGTTTCGGCAATGTCGGCGGGATTGCGGCACGCTTGTTTGCCGAAGCGGGTGCCAAAGTAGTGGCGGTGCAGGATCATGGCGGGACGATTTTTCATTCCAACGGTTTGAATGTAGCGGCCTTGCTCGAGCATGTCGCTACGCATGGCAGTGTGGCTGGTTTCGCTGCCATCGAAGCGGTGCTGCCGGATCAGGAATTCTGGGCCGTCAATTGCGACATCATGATTCCCGCCGCACTTGAACAGCAAATCACGGCAGACAATGCCAATCAGATACGTGCCAAGATTATTTTGGAAGGTGCCAACGGCCCGACTACCCCGCAAGCCGATGATATTTTGCGCGACAAGGGTGTATTAGTGGTACCCGATGTGATCGCCAATGCCGGTGGTGTGACGGTATCGTACTTCGAATGGGTACAGGATTTCTCCAGCTATTTCTGGACTGAAGATGAGATCAATCAACGTCTCACTCGCATCATGACAGAAGCGTTCAATGCAGTTTGGCAAGTGACGGAAGAGAAGCAAGTGTCTTTGCGAACGGCAGCTTTCATTATCGGTTGCTCACGCGTGTTGCAAGCGCGTGAAGTGCGCGGTCTGTATCCTTAATCCGGTTTTTTTGCGAGGCCCAGCCTGGTTTCGGCCGCGCTCAGGACGATTGAGGCGGCTTGCTGAGCGGGCTGGATAACTGGCGCAAAATGTATGCACAAACAGGAAAATATGTTTTTTTTGCTAGATGAATAAACATTATTTCCACACTAATTTGTAACAAGTGCTAAAAAAAGTGCGTTGAATATGCTTTGTGGCAATAAAGTTCTTGAGTATAGAAGGATTTTTTCATTACCATCGTTGACATGATAAACGGAGGTGGTATGAGAATGCTGGACAAATGCTGGGCGGCAGGTTTGCTGTACTTGTTGGTGGCCGCTTTGCCGCTTACTGCTGCGGCCGACACGCTCGCGCACATCAAAGAGACGCAAACCGTGACGATTGCGTATCGCGAATCGTCGGTACCGTTTTCGTATTTGACGACGGGTAAAGTACCGATGGGTTACTCGATCGATGTCTGCCTGAAATTTGTCGACGCAATTAAAAAGGAATTGAAGTCGCCGGGCTTGAAAGTCAATTACGTTTCGGTCACACCGAGTACCCGGATTGCCATGATTGCCGAAGGCCATGCCGATATGGAGTGCGGCTCGACGACGAATAACGCAGAACGGCGTAAGCAAGTCAGTTTCATCATCCCCCATTTTTTCGCCGCGACGCGCATGATCGTGCGCAGTGATGCCGGCATCAAGAACTGGACCGATCTCAAAGATAAGAAAGTCGTGACGACCAAGGGCACTACCACGGTCAAGTTGCTCAATGACAGAGATAAGGCGCGCGGCTTGAACCTGCGCTTATTGGAAGGCAATGATCATGCCGAATCGTTTGGCATGGTAGAGAAGTTTTCGGCCGATGCGTTTACCATGGATGATGTGTTGCTATATGGTTTTCGTGCCAACAGCAGTCATCCCGACAAATTTGTCATCGTCGGCGATGCGCTGTCGACCGAACCGTATGGCATCGTCGTGCATAAAGAGGATGCGGCGTTCAAGGATTTGCTCGATCGCGAAATGGCGCGCATGATGAATGACGGCGAGCTCACGCGTCTGTATGATAAATGGTTTAAAAAAGCGATTCCGCCAAATGGCGTTAATTTGGCGATGCCGATGGGTTTTTTGCTGAGAGATAATATTCGCTTTCCTTCGGATAAAGTTGCCGACTGATGCGTAATTTTGAGGCTTTTTGGCGCTCGATTTTCTTTTCCAAGCACAGTAAAATTATTAAGATGTCTAGGCTTTGCTGTTTTGGTACGTGATAATACTTATCAAAACAGGTAAAAAAAGAAGCTTGTGACTGGCGTGCTTTGATAAACTGATTGTTATCAACTATTCTGATTTTACTTTGAGGAGACAGTATGAAAATGTTAAAAGTTTTGGCATTGATGGCGGCTGCGGGCTTGTTGGTCGGCACCGCTTCTGCCCAAGAAACAGGCACACTGAAGAAAATTAAAGAAACTGGCATCATTACGCTGGGCGTACGCGATTCCTCGATTCCCTTTTCGTATTTGGATGACAAACAATCGTATGAAGGTTATTCGATCGATTTGTGCATGAAAATCGTCACTTCGGTACAAAAACAACTGGGTTTGAGCTCACTCAATGTCAAGCTCAACCCTGTCACTTCCGCCACCCGTATCCCTTTGATGGCCAATGGCACCATCGATCTGGAATGCGGTTCGACGACTAATAACGTTGAACGCCAAAAGCAAGTTGCTTTTGCTCCAACCACGTTTGTCACAGCCAACCGGATTTTGTCGAAAAAAGCTGCGCACATCAAGACCTTGGCTGATTTGAAGGGCAAGTCTGTCGTATCGACTTCCGGTACCGCAAATCTGAAACAATTAACGCAGTTGAATGCCGATCAAAACTTGGGCATCACTATTTTGCCAGCCAAAGACCATGCGGAAGCCTTTCTGATGGTAGAAACCGGTCGTGCCGTCGCTTTCGTGATGGATGATATTTTGCTCGCTTCCTTGGCTGCCAATTCCAAGGCGCCAAGCGATTACGAAATCAGCAAAGAAGCTTTGTCGGTTGAACCATACGGCATCATGCTGCGCAAAGATGATCCTGCTTTCAAGAAAGCTGTCGATACAGCGATCAGCAATGTGTTGACTTCGGGCGACATCAACCGCATCTATGCGAAATGGTTCTTGCAACCGATTCCGCCTAAAGGCATTTCCATGAACTGGCCAATGTCTGATAATTTCAAGGCCGTAGTCGCCAAGCCAACTGATTCCGGTGAACCAGCAGCGTATGCTGCCGTACCTGAAGCACAGCAAGCGGTATTGAAAAAGAAAAAATAAAGCCGTTTTCGGTTAATGATCATCACAACGGGGGGCCTTGCTCGCTCCCCGTTTTGTTTGGTGCAAGCAAATGTCATCAATCTGAATCTGCCGTGCGCATGGTATGCGCTGACGGCAGTAAGTTTGTTTGGCCTGAGCGAGTGATGATGCTGGCAATCAAGGGAGGAGAGACATGAATTACAATTGGAACTGGAACATATTTTGGGAGGCGGCGCCAGATGGCGGCGGCAGCTATTTTGATTCGCTGATTTCAGGTTTGCTGTGGACCTTGGCAACAGCCGCCTTGGCTTGGATCATCGCCTTGGTCTTGGGTTCCATCGTCGGTACCATCCGTACGGGCCCCAACAAATGGGCGGCACGAATCGGCAATGCGTATGTGGAATTGTTCCGCAATATACCCTTGCTGGTGCAAATGTTCCTGTGGTATTTCGTCATGCCTGAACTGATGCCTACTGAGATAGGCAACTGGCTCAAGTCCATGCCGAATGCCCCATTCATCACGGCGGTATTGAGTCTGGGCTTTTTTACCTCGGCTCGCGTCGCGGTGCAGGTATCGACCGGCATCAATGCCCTGCCACGCGGCCAACGTATGGCTGGCACGGCGCTCGGCTTGAGCTTGCCGCAGACGTACCGCTATGTGTTGCTGCCTATGGCATTTCGCATCATCATTCCTTCGCTCACGAATGAAGTCGCGGCCATCATTAAAAACAGTTCGGTCGCCTTGACCATCGGTTTGATGGAATTGACGGCCAGCGCACGCTCGATGCAAGAGTTTTCATTTCAAGTCTTTGAAGCCTTTACTGCGGCGACCTTGATCTATCTGGCCGTTTCGGTGATCGCCATTGTCGCAGCGAATCTGTTGGAAAAATTCCTGGCGGTACCTGGCTTCATTACCTCTGGTTCTGCCAAATCGGGAGGACAATAAGCATGTTTGCCAATTTTGACTTTGATGTGATCCAGCGTTCCTGGGTCTATTTGTTTGCCACCGGCATGACGTTTACGCTCAAGCTGACTTTGATGGCGATGCTCGGTGGTACGGTACTCGGGACGTTTCTGGCGATGATGCGTTTGTCCAGCAATAAACTGGTGGCCGGTTTTGCGACCACCTATGTCAATATCATGCGTTCCGTTCCGCTGGTGTTGGTGATTTTTTGGTTCTACTTTCTGGTGCCGTATCTTGGTGCTTGGGTCACCGGTTCGAATGAACCGATGCAGGTGGGTGCCTTCTCTTCTTGCCTGATTACTTTCGTCATGTTTGAAGCTGCGTATTACTGCGAAATTATGCGCTCCGGGATACAGTCGATTCCGCGTGGACAAATTTGGGCTGGTTATGCGATGGGCATGAATTACTGGCAAACCATGGGGCATATTGTTTTGCCTCAGGCGTTCCGGAATATGATTCCGATTTTATTCACCCAAACCATCGTGCTGTTCCAAGACGTCTCGCTGGTGTATGTGTTATCGATTACCGACTTCGTCGGCGCCGCCTCGAAAGTGGCACAACGCGATGGCCGTTTGGTGGAGATGTATTCGTTTGTGGCCGTGGTGTATTTCATCATGTGTTTCGGCTTGTCGAGCCTGGTGAAAAAATTACAGCAAAAGGTAGCGATCATTCGCTAGATATTGGAGATACACATGATCAAATTAAATAATGTCAGCAAATGGTATGGTCAGTTTCAAGTTCTGACCGATTGCACTACCGAGGTCGCCAAAGGCGAAGTGGTGGTGGTGTGTGGCCCTTCCGGTTCCGGCAAGTCGACCCTGATCAAAACGGTCAATGGTTTGGAGCCGTTTCAAAAGGGTGAGATCACGGTTGAAGGTATTTCGGTCGGCGATCCTAAGACCAATCTATCCAAGCTGCGCGCGCGCATAGGCATGGTATTTCAGAACTTTGAATTGTTCCCGCATTTGACGATACGGCAGAATTTGACGCTGGGTCAGGTCAAAGTGCTCGGTCGTTCGGAAGATGAAGCGACTGAACGTGGTTTGAAATACCTTGATC
The sequence above is drawn from the Undibacterium sp. CCC3.4 genome and encodes:
- a CDS encoding alkaline phosphatase D family protein, with product MATRRRFLHRSLKLAALAALARAFPGQAAERYSGGYPFALGVASGSPRPDSVVLWTRLIAAPLAEPVYGDTVYKVRWEVADEHTFASIVARGEAFALPELAHSVHVDVTGLRPDRWYWYRFLLGDAVSPPARTRTAPAADAAVALLRVAVASCQHWEYGAYAAHRHIAAAAPDLVAFLGDYIYEWGPYDLRHPNSPRRRDIESSSLAGYRARYAQYKSDLQLQAAHHSAPWIVTWDDHEVSNDYGNDRDERLDPNFMPRRAAAYQAFYEHMPVRLQQATVTPAQFAHMRLYDRYDWGRLARLHVLDDRQYRSYQACAKPGRGGSNFVSYGECNELRDPTRTLLGYEQEQWLARGLAKSPGKWNILAQQTLMAQCNLSPLGANAEARFWTDGWDGYPAGRTRLLDDLQRYQVNNPVVLSGDVHTFYAAHLKRDFNARASASNPRIATEFCGTSITSNSRPQEITDQIVLANPHLKYGRSDKRGYMLLEITEKKMLSHFLALDDVANPESGIATLKSFTVEDGRPGLA
- a CDS encoding acyl-CoA thioesterase: MSDLMQTTLPPHMPTLRVMPMPADANIHGDVFGGWIMSQVDIAGAIPAARRANGRVATIAVNSFLFKQPVFVGDLLSFYAEVVKVGNTSITISVEVYAERNRLQASTVKVTEATLTYVATDEERKPRQIPPLSALATVR
- a CDS encoding ABC transporter ATP-binding protein/permease, coding for MRRRENTGNRSLPAADQPRGDWSTIKTLLPYLWAYKWRVLLALSFLVAAKLANVSVPLLLKKLVDNMTISPSHPAAQLVLPVGLLLAYGALRLSTTMFTELREFVFAKVTQRAVRTIALQVFRHLHALSLRFHLNRQTGGVTRDIERGTRAVSSLVSYALFSIVPTLLEITMVLIYLSTHYDKWFGIITFCALFLYIAFTITVTEWRTHFRRTMNELDSKAHTKAIDSLLNYETVKYFGNEEYEAQRYDQGLQNFEAAAVKSQTSLSLLNTGQSLIIATAVTLILWRATAGVIDGSMSLGDLVLVNSFMLQLYVPLNFLGVLYREIKQSMADMEKLFSLLEQNQDIADSETALPLRIKHDASISFEHVNFSYESNRQILFDINFTIAAGTTTAVVGHSGSGKSTLSRLLFRFYDIESGVIAIAGQDVRALTQASVRAAIGIVPQDTVLFNDTIEYNIGYGKPGASKAEIIAVAKAAYIHDFIESLPDGYQAMVGERGLKLSGGEKQRVAIARTLLKNPPILIFDEATSALDSQSEQMIQAQLKEISRSHTSLVIAHRLSTIVDAQQILVMDQGRIIERGTHALLLAQQGAYARMWERQQSGASEVAVAALAEI
- a CDS encoding LysR family transcriptional regulator, yielding METKWLEDFVSLAETNSFSRSAELRHVTQPAFSRRIQSLEAWLGSDLIDRTSYPTRLTHAGEVFYEQALAMLGQINNARALLRGKRTSPQTTVDFAVPHTLSLTYVPRWLTGLESAFGEIHSRLLALNVHDAVMTLVEGGCDLLLCYHHPRQPLLLDASQYDMISMGREALRAYTRCNKQGQPDFVLPGTAEAPLPFLAYANNAYLGRMVDLVLNDGRIPLHLEKCYETDMAEGLKMMALEGRGVAFLPASAVTREVRQKLLARADEESGAWELEMEIRLYRERPSLQRPGKAVVSRLWEYLEQVQSRDDKKVQKKNRK
- a CDS encoding Glu/Leu/Phe/Val dehydrogenase; protein product: MSTPHQIPSYLTPSETGPWSVYLEQIDRVTPYLGSLSRWVETLKRPKRILIVDVPIERDDGSIAHFEGYRVQHNTSRGPGKGGVRFHQDVTLSEVMALSAWMTIKNSAVNVPYGGAKGGIRVDPKTLSRGELMRMTRRYTSEIGIIIGPDKDIPAPDVNTNEQTMAWMMDTYSMNEGRNATGVVTGKPISLGGSLGRREATGRGVFVVGCEAAAKRGMAITGAKIAVQGFGNVGGIAARLFAEAGAKVVAVQDHGGTIFHSNGLNVAALLEHVATHGSVAGFAAIEAVLPDQEFWAVNCDIMIPAALEQQITADNANQIRAKIILEGANGPTTPQADDILRDKGVLVVPDVIANAGGVTVSYFEWVQDFSSYFWTEDEINQRLTRIMTEAFNAVWQVTEEKQVSLRTAAFIIGCSRVLQAREVRGLYP
- a CDS encoding amino acid ABC transporter substrate-binding protein, with amino-acid sequence MRMLDKCWAAGLLYLLVAALPLTAAADTLAHIKETQTVTIAYRESSVPFSYLTTGKVPMGYSIDVCLKFVDAIKKELKSPGLKVNYVSVTPSTRIAMIAEGHADMECGSTTNNAERRKQVSFIIPHFFAATRMIVRSDAGIKNWTDLKDKKVVTTKGTTTVKLLNDRDKARGLNLRLLEGNDHAESFGMVEKFSADAFTMDDVLLYGFRANSSHPDKFVIVGDALSTEPYGIVVHKEDAAFKDLLDREMARMMNDGELTRLYDKWFKKAIPPNGVNLAMPMGFLLRDNIRFPSDKVAD
- a CDS encoding amino acid ABC transporter substrate-binding protein produces the protein MKMLKVLALMAAAGLLVGTASAQETGTLKKIKETGIITLGVRDSSIPFSYLDDKQSYEGYSIDLCMKIVTSVQKQLGLSSLNVKLNPVTSATRIPLMANGTIDLECGSTTNNVERQKQVAFAPTTFVTANRILSKKAAHIKTLADLKGKSVVSTSGTANLKQLTQLNADQNLGITILPAKDHAEAFLMVETGRAVAFVMDDILLASLAANSKAPSDYEISKEALSVEPYGIMLRKDDPAFKKAVDTAISNVLTSGDINRIYAKWFLQPIPPKGISMNWPMSDNFKAVVAKPTDSGEPAAYAAVPEAQQAVLKKKK
- a CDS encoding amino acid ABC transporter permease, which translates into the protein MNYNWNWNIFWEAAPDGGGSYFDSLISGLLWTLATAALAWIIALVLGSIVGTIRTGPNKWAARIGNAYVELFRNIPLLVQMFLWYFVMPELMPTEIGNWLKSMPNAPFITAVLSLGFFTSARVAVQVSTGINALPRGQRMAGTALGLSLPQTYRYVLLPMAFRIIIPSLTNEVAAIIKNSSVALTIGLMELTASARSMQEFSFQVFEAFTAATLIYLAVSVIAIVAANLLEKFLAVPGFITSGSAKSGGQ
- a CDS encoding amino acid ABC transporter permease gives rise to the protein MFANFDFDVIQRSWVYLFATGMTFTLKLTLMAMLGGTVLGTFLAMMRLSSNKLVAGFATTYVNIMRSVPLVLVIFWFYFLVPYLGAWVTGSNEPMQVGAFSSCLITFVMFEAAYYCEIMRSGIQSIPRGQIWAGYAMGMNYWQTMGHIVLPQAFRNMIPILFTQTIVLFQDVSLVYVLSITDFVGAASKVAQRDGRLVEMYSFVAVVYFIMCFGLSSLVKKLQQKVAIIR
- a CDS encoding amino acid ABC transporter ATP-binding protein translates to MIKLNNVSKWYGQFQVLTDCTTEVAKGEVVVVCGPSGSGKSTLIKTVNGLEPFQKGEITVEGISVGDPKTNLSKLRARIGMVFQNFELFPHLTIRQNLTLGQVKVLGRSEDEATERGLKYLDRVGLLAQKDKFPGQLSGGQQQRVAIARALSMDPIAMLFDEPTSALDPEMINEVLDVMVGLAQEGMTMMVVTHEMGFAKKVANRIVFMDKGLIVEDCAKEEFFTNARSERARDFLAKIITN